A DNA window from Streptomyces bacillaris contains the following coding sequences:
- a CDS encoding protein kinase domain-containing protein yields the protein MGWAGAGAVRPGERVGQFTVLAELASGGMGRVHLARSPAGRTVALKTLLTDGADDRRRFVREVECARRVRGVYTASVVDADPEAQVPWMAQEYVPAPSLKDLVEECGTLGVDALHWVGAGMAEAVASLHAAGLVHRDVKPSNVLLPVEGPRLIDFGISQAHDLTRTQSALGTVAYASPEQARGEPTTEASDMFSVGATLFYLAVGRPPYRDIEHISAMELLVRAATGDIDTTGLPAELDPLVLPCLDPDPRSRPTPAEVIAHCADHLGGSPAARGGGGLLDARWTDAVERHRAERTDALRHAIRRVDASAELPATPDRAGPDEPTRPVGSPPATARLAAPTDHGATPRGSRRWWSVAASAGAALLVAGVLIWQPWGGGGGTGAAGAPDAPVRFLEVESEQPGVCPAPGEAADPLAPSRPAVPPGRGFTSDDREECVVVSTAPGLTVTRFVRVTAFEDEAQEGWAVRVEFQDADAEKFAELTGTVTDRPPPTNALAIVQGENRLLAKVAVIGRITGGNAVIATRLGRNEARFLANVLGAE from the coding sequence ATGGGGTGGGCTGGGGCGGGGGCGGTGCGGCCCGGGGAGCGGGTCGGGCAGTTCACGGTGCTCGCGGAGCTGGCGAGCGGGGGCATGGGGCGGGTGCATCTGGCGCGGTCGCCGGCGGGGCGTACGGTCGCGCTGAAGACGTTGCTCACGGACGGGGCGGACGACCGCAGGCGGTTCGTCCGTGAGGTCGAGTGCGCGCGGCGGGTGCGCGGGGTCTACACGGCGAGCGTCGTGGACGCCGACCCGGAGGCCCAAGTGCCGTGGATGGCCCAGGAGTACGTGCCCGCGCCCTCGCTGAAGGACCTGGTCGAGGAGTGCGGCACGCTGGGGGTGGACGCCCTGCACTGGGTGGGCGCCGGGATGGCGGAGGCGGTCGCCTCGCTGCATGCGGCGGGGCTCGTGCACCGGGATGTGAAGCCCTCGAACGTGCTCCTGCCCGTCGAGGGGCCCCGCCTGATCGACTTCGGCATCTCGCAGGCGCACGACCTCACCCGTACGCAGTCGGCGCTCGGCACCGTCGCCTACGCCTCGCCGGAGCAGGCGCGAGGGGAGCCCACGACCGAGGCGTCGGACATGTTCTCCGTGGGGGCGACCCTGTTCTATCTGGCGGTGGGCCGACCGCCCTACCGGGACATCGAGCACATCTCGGCGATGGAACTGCTCGTACGCGCGGCCACCGGGGACATCGACACCACCGGCCTCCCGGCGGAGCTGGACCCCCTGGTCCTGCCCTGCCTCGACCCCGACCCGCGCTCCCGCCCCACCCCGGCCGAGGTCATCGCCCACTGCGCCGACCACCTCGGCGGCAGCCCGGCGGCGCGGGGCGGCGGGGGGCTGCTGGACGCCCGCTGGACCGACGCCGTCGAACGGCACCGGGCCGAGCGCACCGACGCCCTGCGCCACGCGATCCGCCGCGTCGACGCCTCCGCGGAACTCCCGGCCACACCGGACCGCGCCGGACCGGACGAACCGACCCGGCCCGTCGGCTCCCCGCCCGCCACCGCACGCCTGGCCGCTCCGACGGACCACGGGGCGACCCCGAGGGGTTCGCGGCGGTGGTGGTCCGTCGCCGCGTCGGCCGGGGCCGCGCTGCTGGTGGCGGGCGTGCTGATCTGGCAGCCGTGGGGCGGGGGTGGCGGTACGGGGGCGGCGGGCGCCCCGGACGCGCCGGTGCGGTTCCTGGAGGTGGAGAGCGAGCAGCCCGGCGTCTGCCCCGCTCCGGGTGAGGCCGCCGACCCGCTCGCCCCGTCACGGCCCGCCGTGCCCCCGGGGCGGGGCTTCACCTCGGACGACCGGGAGGAGTGCGTGGTCGTCTCCACCGCGCCCGGCCTGACGGTGACCCGGTTCGTGCGGGTGACCGCCTTCGAGGACGAGGCGCAGGAGGGGTGGGCGGTACGGGTGGAGTTCCAGGACGCGGACGCCGAGAAGTTCGCCGAGCTGACCGGGACGGTGACCGACCGCCCGCCGCCCACCAACGCCCTGGCCATCGTCCAGGGCGAGAACCGCCTCCTGGCGAAGGTCGCCGTCATCGGCCGCATCACGGGCGGCAACGCGGTCATCGCGACCCGGCTCGGCCGCAACGAGGCCCGCTTCCTCGCCAACGTACTGGGGGCGGAGTAG
- a CDS encoding Uma2 family endonuclease: MTAEMVAPAWMHMQISAEQYDSWSEEQCAGIEIVDGMVVVSPSASKRHNRLARILANALDAAAGPDWNADTDFDVRLQDVPLTNRRPDVIVYRAETIDVTPTRPEHVLLVVEVVSPGSETTDRIVKVDQYAKAGIPFYWRVEQAATGVPIVYTYVLDPATKAYRDGEMFTGTVKATAPFPIAVNLGES, translated from the coding sequence ATGACCGCCGAGATGGTGGCGCCCGCGTGGATGCACATGCAGATCAGCGCGGAGCAGTACGACTCCTGGTCCGAGGAGCAGTGCGCCGGCATCGAGATCGTGGACGGGATGGTCGTCGTGAGCCCGAGCGCCTCCAAGCGCCACAACCGGCTGGCCCGCATCCTGGCCAACGCCCTGGACGCCGCCGCAGGCCCGGACTGGAATGCCGACACGGACTTCGACGTCCGCCTGCAGGACGTGCCGCTCACGAACCGCCGCCCGGACGTCATCGTCTACCGGGCAGAAACCATCGACGTCACGCCTACCCGCCCGGAGCACGTGCTCCTGGTAGTGGAGGTCGTGTCGCCCGGCTCGGAGACCACGGACCGGATCGTGAAGGTCGACCAGTACGCCAAGGCAGGCATCCCCTTCTACTGGCGGGTTGAGCAGGCCGCCACCGGTGTCCCGATCGTCTACACGTACGTCCTCGACCCCGCCACCAAGGCTTACCGGGACGGCGAAATGTTCACGGGCACAGTGAAGGCCACCGCACCTTTCCCCATCGCGGTCAATCTTGGGGAAAGTTAA